One segment of Asaia bogorensis NBRC 16594 DNA contains the following:
- a CDS encoding TIM barrel protein, which translates to MMPPETGLPDQTDAQPFTLAVCAEMQFLDLPFIERVRHIAREGFMIEIWDWTRHDLRRLAATGAQFSSMTGYIRGTLADESGAREMLHTAAQSIRAAHELGAPRLNLHGTGLDSRGLPVRPSPNGADGSMWMKARDTLARLAELAARNDVMFVLENLNAAVDHPGVPFGRAQECLALVQSVDQPSLRLMLDLYHAQIGEGNLIALIEQALPYIGEIQVADVPGRCEPGTGEINYPAIARALKRLGYTGVIGLESWAEDGNSERALRRFASSFQVGL; encoded by the coding sequence ATGATGCCCCCCGAGACCGGTTTGCCTGATCAGACGGATGCACAGCCTTTCACGCTGGCTGTCTGCGCCGAAATGCAGTTTCTTGATCTGCCCTTTATCGAGCGTGTCAGACATATCGCGCGTGAAGGATTCATGATCGAGATATGGGACTGGACGCGCCACGATCTCAGGCGGCTCGCCGCTACGGGGGCGCAATTCTCGTCCATGACCGGCTATATACGCGGCACGCTGGCTGACGAAAGTGGCGCACGGGAAATGCTGCACACGGCGGCGCAGTCAATCCGCGCTGCGCATGAGCTGGGGGCACCAAGGCTTAATCTGCACGGCACTGGCCTCGACTCCCGCGGGCTACCTGTGCGGCCCAGTCCGAACGGTGCCGATGGAAGCATGTGGATGAAGGCGCGTGACACGCTGGCGCGTCTTGCCGAACTGGCGGCGAGAAACGACGTGATGTTCGTGCTTGAGAATCTCAATGCCGCAGTCGATCATCCCGGCGTGCCCTTTGGCCGCGCACAGGAGTGTCTGGCATTGGTGCAAAGCGTCGATCAACCGTCCCTGCGCCTGATGCTCGATCTGTACCATGCGCAGATTGGCGAGGGGAATCTGATCGCCCTGATCGAGCAGGCGCTTCCCTATATCGGGGAAATACAGGTGGCCGATGTGCCCGGCCGATGTGAGCCGGGGACGGGCGAGATCAACTATCCGGCTATTGCCCGTGCGTTGAAGCGACTGGGCTATACGGGCGTGATCGGGCTCGAATCCTGGGCTGAGGATGGCAATAGCGAGCGCGCGTTGCGACGCTTCGCGTCCAGTTTTCAGGTGGGGCTGTAA
- a CDS encoding tyrosine-protein phosphatase, with protein sequence MFLKNALVTLLTATTLASPPLAIAATDTSSLATAQVTMVPQYTLAWPHALGPVDIFVSRTASKEGMTLVQQHNDSSAARVISPFPGQRRVYFFIKPVDGKPGQWVANRILPLDGVANFRDMGGYETADHHHVRWGEFYRSAAPGGLTSADYALVDTLGIKSVTDLRTQAEQQKQPTHWQVSGQEKPPAFYPSEKPVLPGDMTDKSRLAKMDQTQAKALMEAFYAKMPDYYAPELKALFARLVAHQTPTLTHCTAGKDRTGFASALILYALGVPEQTILSDYAMSGDLLRAHMTPSFKAAMNDPKNGGAMAASPAMSALLNSDPAYLEAAFASIRKQYGSINAYLAKALDVGPTQIKALRDAYLD encoded by the coding sequence ATGTTTCTGAAAAATGCGCTTGTCACCCTGCTCACTGCCACGACCCTCGCGTCACCCCCGCTCGCCATTGCTGCGACGGATACGAGCAGCCTTGCCACGGCCCAGGTGACGATGGTGCCGCAATACACTCTGGCCTGGCCGCATGCGCTCGGGCCCGTCGATATCTTCGTATCCCGTACCGCCAGCAAAGAGGGTATGACCCTCGTGCAACAGCACAATGACAGCAGCGCAGCGCGCGTGATTTCCCCGTTCCCGGGACAGAGGCGTGTCTATTTCTTTATCAAACCGGTTGATGGCAAACCGGGGCAGTGGGTTGCGAACCGCATTCTGCCGCTGGATGGCGTGGCAAACTTTCGCGATATGGGCGGTTATGAAACCGCAGACCACCATCATGTGCGCTGGGGCGAATTCTATCGCTCGGCCGCGCCCGGCGGCCTGACGAGCGCCGATTATGCGCTGGTCGACACGCTGGGCATCAAAAGCGTGACCGATCTGCGCACGCAGGCGGAACAGCAGAAACAGCCGACACACTGGCAGGTCAGCGGGCAGGAAAAACCACCCGCTTTCTATCCCTCGGAGAAGCCTGTTCTGCCGGGTGACATGACGGACAAATCACGTCTGGCGAAGATGGATCAGACCCAGGCCAAGGCGCTGATGGAGGCATTTTATGCAAAGATGCCGGATTACTATGCGCCGGAGCTGAAGGCGCTATTTGCCCGCCTTGTCGCGCACCAGACCCCCACCCTGACACACTGCACCGCGGGCAAGGATCGCACCGGATTTGCCTCTGCACTCATTCTCTATGCTTTGGGTGTGCCCGAGCAGACGATCCTGAGCGATTACGCCATGAGTGGTGATCTGCTTCGCGCGCATATGACGCCCAGCTTCAAGGCCGCGATGAATGACCCCAAAAACGGTGGGGCCATGGCAGCGTCGCCTGCCATGAGTGCGCTGCTCAATTCCGACCCTGCCTATCTCGAAGCCGCCTTTGCCTCGATCCGCAAGCAATATGGTTCGATCAATGCCTATCTGGCCAAGGCCCTCGATGTCGGTCCGACGCAGATCAAGGCGCTGCGCGACGCCTATCTCGACTGA
- a CDS encoding catalase gives MSDERLKNTTTDSGAPVASTDYSLSVGADGPILMHDHYLIEQMATFNREMIPDRQPHAKGGGAFGHFEVTHDVSAYTKAKFLQKGQKTETVVRFSTVAGESGSPDTWRDPRGFSVKFYTEEGNFDMVGNNTPVFFVRDPMKFQHFIHSQKRRADNGLRDNDMQWDFWTLSPESAHQVTWLMGDRGIPASWRHMDGFSSHTYLWVNEAGERFWVKYHFKTDQGIKCLTQDQADKLAGSDADYHRRDLFNAIKRGENPSWTLKMQIMPYEDAKTYHINPFDLTKVWPQGEYPLIEVGKLTLDRNPTDFFAQIEQVAFEPNNYVPGTGLSPDKMLLARSFAYADAHRARLGVNYKQIPVNAPKCPVHSYSKGGTMRSHNVSDPVYAPNSKGGPVANGERFPENAVWAADGEFVRAAYTLRPDDDDFGQANALVNKVMDDAARERLVQNAAGHIAGGVEEPVLSRVFEYWSNVDEKIGQRIKDAVLSQKG, from the coding sequence ATGTCTGATGAACGTCTGAAGAACACGACCACCGATTCTGGCGCGCCAGTCGCCAGCACCGATTATTCACTGAGTGTCGGGGCCGACGGCCCGATCCTGATGCATGATCATTATCTGATCGAGCAGATGGCGACCTTCAACCGGGAAATGATTCCCGATCGTCAGCCCCATGCGAAGGGTGGCGGTGCCTTCGGTCATTTCGAGGTCACGCATGATGTCAGCGCCTATACCAAGGCGAAATTTTTGCAAAAGGGCCAGAAGACCGAAACCGTGGTGCGTTTCTCCACGGTGGCTGGCGAGTCCGGCAGCCCCGACACATGGCGTGACCCACGTGGCTTCTCGGTGAAGTTCTACACCGAGGAAGGCAATTTCGACATGGTGGGGAATAACACCCCCGTCTTTTTCGTGCGCGATCCGATGAAGTTCCAACATTTCATCCACTCGCAAAAGCGCCGTGCCGATAACGGCCTGCGCGATAATGACATGCAGTGGGATTTCTGGACGCTGAGCCCGGAATCAGCGCATCAGGTCACGTGGCTCATGGGCGATCGTGGTATTCCGGCAAGCTGGCGTCACATGGATGGCTTCTCGAGCCATACCTATCTGTGGGTCAACGAGGCGGGTGAGCGCTTCTGGGTCAAGTATCACTTCAAGACCGATCAGGGCATCAAGTGCCTGACGCAGGATCAGGCCGACAAGCTGGCAGGCAGCGATGCGGATTATCACCGTCGTGATCTGTTCAACGCGATCAAGCGCGGTGAAAACCCGAGCTGGACGCTCAAGATGCAGATCATGCCCTATGAGGATGCCAAGACCTATCATATCAACCCCTTCGACCTGACAAAGGTCTGGCCGCAGGGTGAGTATCCGCTGATCGAGGTGGGCAAGCTCACGCTCGACCGTAATCCCACGGATTTCTTTGCCCAGATCGAACAGGTCGCTTTCGAGCCGAACAATTATGTGCCTGGCACGGGTCTTTCACCGGACAAGATGCTTCTGGCGCGTTCCTTCGCCTATGCTGACGCCCATCGCGCCCGCCTTGGCGTGAACTACAAGCAGATCCCGGTCAACGCCCCAAAATGTCCGGTCCATTCCTACTCCAAGGGCGGCACGATGCGTTCGCATAATGTGTCCGATCCGGTTTATGCGCCGAACTCCAAGGGTGGCCCGGTGGCCAATGGTGAGCGCTTCCCGGAAAATGCCGTCTGGGCCGCGGATGGTGAGTTCGTTCGTGCGGCCTACACGCTGCGCCCGGATGACGATGATTTCGGTCAGGCCAATGCGTTGGTGAACAAGGTCATGGATGACGCTGCTCGCGAGCGTCTGGTCCAGAATGCTGCTGGTCATATTGCCGGTGGCGTCGAGGAGCCGGTGCTGTCGCGTGTGTTCGAGTACTGGTCCAACGTCGATGAGAAGATCGGGCAACGTATCAAGGACGCTGTCCTGTCCCAGAAAGGCTGA
- a CDS encoding sugar porter family MFS transporter: MRRVKDVVMVASERHDVGYVLRICAIAALGGILFGYDTSVISGAISPLQEYFHLSPAQTGWAVSNVVIGCMVGAMISGTMADKLGRRMTLFICALLFSLQSVGTALATDLTWFVVYRMLGGIAVGVASAISPMYMSEVSPKDMRGRALSMEQFAIVFGQVVVFIVNYLIARSATPEWLLDMGWRWMFGSEIVPCILFCATIFFIPESPRWHVLKGRHDEALKTLTRISNEHHARNLHAEIKQSLGAVAQSSLGFTKVLGDARARWIIFVGASIAALQQVTGINVMMYYAPMVLKSTSGSLQAALFQTIWIGFALLAGCIIGAWIVDRQGRKPLMLWGSIGMVLGLLVVSWGLYTQSTGLMALTGMLVFMLMFGLSWGPVCWILISEIFPNRFRAVGISLAVTSQWGMNFVVSQFFPMLSENKYLTEHFHGAFSMWLFAILGLFALWFVMKFVPETKGVSLEKIEDTMINHRAQSNTAASVAANSTRHV, from the coding sequence ATGAGAAGAGTAAAAGACGTCGTCATGGTCGCGTCCGAGCGACATGACGTAGGCTATGTCCTGCGTATCTGCGCTATTGCCGCTCTGGGCGGAATTCTGTTCGGTTACGATACATCGGTCATTTCGGGGGCGATTTCGCCCTTGCAGGAATATTTCCACCTCTCCCCTGCGCAGACTGGCTGGGCCGTATCCAACGTGGTGATCGGCTGCATGGTCGGCGCCATGATTTCCGGCACGATGGCCGACAAACTGGGGCGGCGCATGACGCTGTTCATCTGCGCCCTGCTTTTCAGCCTGCAATCGGTCGGGACAGCGCTCGCAACAGACCTCACCTGGTTCGTGGTCTATCGCATGCTCGGTGGCATCGCTGTGGGTGTCGCATCGGCTATCTCGCCCATGTACATGTCCGAGGTTTCGCCCAAGGATATGCGTGGCCGTGCGCTCAGCATGGAGCAGTTCGCCATCGTGTTCGGTCAGGTGGTTGTGTTTATCGTCAATTACCTGATCGCGCGTTCCGCTACGCCGGAATGGCTGCTGGATATGGGCTGGCGCTGGATGTTCGGCTCTGAAATCGTGCCCTGCATCCTGTTCTGCGCGACGATCTTCTTCATTCCGGAATCACCACGCTGGCACGTCCTCAAGGGCCGTCACGACGAGGCGCTGAAAACGCTCACCCGTATTTCGAATGAGCATCACGCCCGCAACCTTCATGCTGAAATCAAGCAGTCTCTGGGTGCCGTCGCACAATCGTCCCTGGGCTTTACGAAGGTTCTGGGTGATGCGCGTGCACGCTGGATCATTTTCGTCGGGGCCAGCATTGCTGCGCTGCAGCAGGTCACCGGCATCAATGTCATGATGTATTACGCCCCGATGGTGCTGAAATCGACCAGCGGGAGCCTTCAGGCTGCGCTGTTCCAGACGATCTGGATCGGTTTTGCGCTACTGGCCGGCTGCATCATCGGCGCCTGGATCGTGGATCGTCAGGGTCGCAAGCCGCTGATGCTCTGGGGATCGATCGGTATGGTGCTGGGTCTGCTCGTCGTGTCATGGGGGCTCTACACCCAGTCCACTGGCCTCATGGCGCTGACAGGGATGCTGGTATTCATGCTGATGTTCGGCCTGTCATGGGGCCCGGTATGCTGGATCCTGATTTCAGAGATTTTCCCCAATCGTTTCCGTGCGGTCGGCATCAGCCTTGCTGTCACGTCGCAATGGGGCATGAATTTCGTGGTCAGCCAGTTTTTCCCGATGCTGAGCGAAAACAAATATCTGACCGAGCACTTCCATGGCGCCTTCTCCATGTGGCTCTTCGCAATCCTTGGATTGTTTGCCCTGTGGTTCGTCATGAAATTTGTGCCTGAGACCAAGGGCGTTTCCCTCGAGAAAATTGAGGATACGATGATCAATCATCGTGCCCAGTCGAATACGGCGGCCAGTGTCGCGGCCAACTCCACCCGTCATGTCTGA
- a CDS encoding LysR family transcriptional regulator, whose amino-acid sequence MSPAQITFRELTHFLAVISEGGFVRASQALNISQPSISQSVQSLEAKIGASLIVRGRKTIQLTEKGQIFRRYAERTVNDEINLRERLSETRETVEGPLRVAVPPAIASICFPAIIDVFCRRYPDVMLEIDECPSDRLIPRLRSGKTEIAALILPAAERDLRLYPLGRDHLSLVVPSQHPLAEAHHCRLDDILDERIVLLREDFKINDFIMSAFASHSTQPHVTGRTSDIHLLMAMVRAGVGLGIVPSLLCRDSRMNGLTALKLLSPSISFDLVMATRKDRTLSKAGEAWRRVCQAHFIETDTATEN is encoded by the coding sequence ATGTCGCCTGCGCAGATCACCTTTCGCGAGCTTACCCATTTCCTCGCCGTGATCAGCGAGGGAGGCTTTGTGCGTGCCAGTCAGGCGCTCAATATCAGTCAGCCATCGATCAGCCAGAGTGTGCAGAGTCTCGAGGCCAAGATCGGGGCCAGCCTGATCGTGCGTGGCAGGAAAACCATTCAGTTGACCGAGAAGGGCCAGATATTCCGCCGCTATGCGGAAAGAACGGTCAATGACGAAATAAACCTGAGAGAGCGGCTTTCAGAAACGAGGGAAACCGTGGAAGGCCCGCTGCGCGTGGCTGTCCCTCCGGCCATCGCTTCGATCTGCTTTCCGGCCATTATCGATGTTTTCTGCCGCAGATATCCGGATGTGATGCTGGAAATCGACGAATGTCCGTCCGATCGACTGATACCGCGCCTGCGTAGCGGCAAAACGGAGATTGCAGCGCTCATCCTCCCCGCAGCAGAGCGGGATTTGCGCCTTTATCCGCTAGGGCGAGATCATCTCTCCCTTGTCGTGCCAAGCCAGCACCCGCTGGCCGAAGCGCATCATTGCCGTCTGGACGACATTCTGGACGAACGCATCGTCCTGCTGCGTGAGGATTTCAAGATCAACGATTTCATCATGAGTGCCTTTGCCAGCCATTCGACGCAGCCTCATGTCACCGGGCGCACGAGCGATATCCACCTCCTGATGGCCATGGTGCGGGCGGGGGTCGGGCTGGGGATCGTACCCTCGCTTCTCTGCCGGGATAGCCGCATGAATGGCCTGACCGCCCTCAAGCTTTTATCACCCAGCATCAGCTTCGATCTGGTTATGGCGACACGCAAGGATCGCACGCTCTCAAAAGCAGGCGAGGCCTGGAGGCGCGTCTGCCAGGCGCATTTCATCGAAACTGATACCGCTACCGAGAACTGA
- a CDS encoding alpha-keto acid decarboxylase family protein, with amino-acid sequence MSVTVIEHLLNRVADLGIRHVFGVAGDYAFPIEDAVCARDDMIWVGSCNELNAAYSADGYARVNGVAALSTTFGVGELSALNGVAGAFAERLPIVHIVGMPASSVLGSDKLVHHSLANGNFLAFYNAAADFTCARVILTPENCIQEVERAIHAMCAERRPIYFGIPSDIAGKPVVAAAPLILQPAQSSPDALGSVIARILASLEKSARSCVLPGILATRFGNQARMQDFLDRTALPHATMFADKSVVRETAPHYLGLYYGHLLHENIADFVEGCDLVLGIGMQQTDFNTGAFTAKLSEEHLINIMPDHVVFGHEIINGVMMHDVLDGLCAQADTIRRFEGELPVQARPVAGNEPFISSATLYHDLQSLIRPGDIIAAETGNASMGMAEIRLPEDVSYHNQTLWGSIGWATPASFGMAMAASSRRVILVTGEGSHQLTAQELSQFGRFRKHPVVVVINNDGYLIERLLCKDGETYYNDLAQWRYHLLPAALGCDDWAVSTVATRDELEAAFAACNADTSRGHFIEVRMRRYDAAPVALAMHDAVGTLYGN; translated from the coding sequence ATGAGTGTGACTGTCATAGAGCATCTGCTGAACCGCGTTGCCGATCTGGGCATCCGCCACGTGTTCGGTGTCGCAGGTGATTACGCCTTCCCGATTGAAGATGCTGTCTGTGCCCGCGATGACATGATTTGGGTGGGCAGCTGCAATGAACTCAATGCCGCCTATAGTGCTGACGGGTACGCGCGCGTAAATGGCGTTGCGGCTCTGAGCACGACGTTCGGCGTGGGTGAGCTCAGTGCCCTGAACGGTGTCGCCGGGGCTTTTGCCGAGCGCCTGCCGATTGTCCATATCGTTGGTATGCCCGCCTCATCGGTGCTGGGCTCCGACAAGCTGGTTCATCACTCACTGGCCAACGGTAATTTTCTGGCCTTCTACAATGCTGCCGCCGATTTTACCTGCGCCCGCGTCATTCTCACTCCGGAAAACTGTATCCAGGAAGTCGAGCGTGCCATTCATGCCATGTGCGCTGAACGACGCCCCATTTATTTCGGTATTCCCTCCGATATCGCGGGCAAGCCAGTGGTGGCGGCTGCGCCACTCATCCTGCAACCAGCGCAAAGCAGTCCCGACGCCCTCGGCTCGGTCATTGCCCGTATTCTCGCCAGTCTGGAGAAAAGCGCGCGATCCTGCGTTCTGCCGGGTATTCTGGCTACGCGTTTTGGCAATCAGGCCCGCATGCAGGATTTTCTCGATCGCACGGCGCTTCCCCACGCGACCATGTTTGCCGATAAAAGCGTGGTGAGAGAAACCGCCCCGCACTATCTCGGCCTTTATTACGGCCATCTGCTTCATGAAAATATCGCCGATTTCGTGGAAGGGTGCGATCTGGTGCTCGGGATCGGTATGCAGCAGACAGATTTCAACACCGGCGCGTTTACGGCAAAACTCTCCGAAGAACATCTGATCAACATCATGCCGGACCATGTTGTTTTTGGTCATGAGATTATCAATGGCGTGATGATGCACGATGTCCTCGATGGGCTTTGCGCCCAGGCAGACACGATCCGGCGTTTCGAGGGCGAACTGCCTGTACAGGCGCGTCCCGTTGCGGGAAATGAGCCCTTCATTTCCTCCGCGACGCTTTATCATGATCTTCAGTCGCTCATTAGGCCGGGTGATATCATTGCGGCCGAAACCGGCAATGCCTCAATGGGTATGGCGGAAATCCGCCTGCCAGAGGATGTGAGCTATCATAACCAGACCCTGTGGGGGTCTATCGGCTGGGCGACTCCTGCCTCTTTCGGTATGGCGATGGCCGCATCGTCACGCCGGGTAATCCTTGTGACAGGCGAGGGGTCGCATCAGCTGACGGCCCAGGAACTGAGCCAGTTCGGTCGCTTCAGGAAACACCCTGTCGTGGTTGTCATCAATAACGATGGCTATCTGATTGAGCGGCTTTTGTGCAAGGACGGTGAGACCTATTACAATGACCTCGCCCAGTGGCGCTATCACCTCCTGCCTGCCGCGCTGGGGTGCGACGACTGGGCCGTCAGCACCGTCGCGACACGCGATGAGCTCGAGGCCGCTTTTGCCGCCTGCAACGCGGATACCTCACGAGGTCATTTCATCGAGGTCCGCATGAGGCGTTACGATGCGGCACCCGTCGCGCTGGCGATGCATGATGCCGTGGGAACGCTCTACGGCAACTAG
- a CDS encoding Gfo/Idh/MocA family protein codes for MRKSIRVGLIGTGFMGKAHALAYQAAGNVFDDISRPVLHAVADIDGSRAEQFKNQFGFAKALTDWQALVADPEIDVISITTPTLFHKEMALAAIAAGKHVHCEKPLAISAADALEMTLAAEKAGVRSASGFNYIKNPLLKYARDMIASGELGEITDFNGIHAEGFMADPATPWSWRCDPAGGQGAIADVGSHIIAIARYLLGPVNTVFAKLDTPIRTRPVSPGASEHRQVGVDDIARMLVSFERGCSGTLQANWLATGRNMQLAFQVSGSKGTLAFDQERMNELQYFKAGEDPRSNGFRLIESGPQHAPYGAFCVAGGHHLGFNDLKTIEMAEFIRAIDQNRPASPDFREAWEVQRLIDSAVMSDRDKSWITL; via the coding sequence ATGAGAAAGTCCATTCGTGTCGGCCTGATCGGCACAGGTTTCATGGGCAAGGCCCACGCTCTGGCCTATCAGGCTGCAGGCAACGTTTTTGATGATATCTCGCGCCCGGTCCTGCACGCCGTGGCTGATATCGATGGCAGCAGGGCCGAGCAGTTCAAAAACCAGTTCGGTTTCGCTAAGGCATTGACTGACTGGCAGGCGCTGGTGGCTGATCCTGAAATCGATGTGATCTCGATCACGACACCGACGCTGTTTCACAAGGAGATGGCCCTTGCCGCCATTGCCGCAGGCAAGCATGTCCATTGCGAAAAGCCGCTGGCTATCAGCGCGGCCGACGCTCTGGAAATGACGCTGGCAGCTGAAAAGGCCGGTGTGCGCAGCGCCAGCGGATTCAATTATATCAAGAACCCTCTCCTGAAATATGCCCGTGACATGATCGCCTCGGGCGAACTGGGCGAGATTACCGATTTCAACGGGATCCACGCCGAAGGCTTCATGGCTGACCCGGCCACGCCCTGGTCATGGCGTTGCGATCCGGCAGGCGGGCAGGGAGCCATTGCCGATGTGGGCAGCCACATCATCGCGATTGCCCGTTATCTTCTGGGGCCGGTCAATACGGTCTTTGCCAAGCTCGACACACCCATCAGAACCCGTCCCGTCAGCCCCGGTGCCAGCGAGCACCGCCAGGTGGGAGTGGATGATATCGCGCGTATGCTGGTCTCGTTCGAGCGGGGATGCTCTGGCACATTACAGGCTAACTGGCTCGCGACCGGTCGCAACATGCAGCTTGCGTTTCAGGTTTCCGGCAGCAAGGGCACGCTTGCTTTCGATCAGGAGCGGATGAATGAACTCCAGTATTTTAAGGCTGGTGAAGATCCGCGCAGCAACGGCTTCAGGTTGATCGAGTCCGGACCGCAGCATGCGCCCTATGGCGCGTTCTGCGTGGCGGGCGGGCATCATCTGGGCTTCAACGATCTCAAGACGATCGAGATGGCCGAGTTTATCCGCGCCATCGATCAGAACAGGCCGGCCAGCCCCGATTTCCGCGAAGCCTGGGAAGTTCAGCGCCTCATCGATTCAGCGGTGATGTCCGACAGGGACAAGAGCTGGATCACGCTCTGA
- a CDS encoding YitT family protein: MTTPHVPALRHSLAEDIYAFFIGCSLIVMGILCLHKAGLVTGGMAGIALLLSYLVPVSPGNLFTLINFPFLLFAIRAMSTGFAFRTMLASLGVTFAAGEMPLVMNLSYINPLFSALFSGTMIGLGILCLARHQAGVGGTGIICLWLQKARGINAGRVQITIDAVILSVSAFYLPLDKAALSALSAVATSGVLIAYHRPGRYIGH; encoded by the coding sequence ATGACCACGCCGCACGTACCGGCCCTGCGGCACTCGCTCGCAGAAGATATCTACGCCTTTTTCATCGGGTGTTCCCTGATCGTCATGGGCATATTGTGCCTGCACAAGGCTGGGCTGGTTACGGGAGGCATGGCCGGGATCGCTCTTTTGCTGTCCTATCTGGTGCCTGTCTCACCGGGTAATCTGTTTACCCTGATCAATTTTCCTTTCCTGCTTTTTGCCATACGCGCCATGAGCACGGGGTTTGCCTTCAGAACCATGCTGGCGAGTTTGGGCGTGACCTTCGCCGCCGGGGAAATGCCACTGGTGATGAACCTGTCCTACATAAACCCGCTGTTCTCTGCCCTGTTTTCAGGCACGATGATCGGGCTTGGGATATTATGTCTGGCGCGCCATCAGGCGGGCGTCGGAGGGACGGGCATCATATGCCTGTGGTTGCAGAAGGCACGCGGAATCAATGCCGGGCGTGTGCAGATCACAATCGATGCCGTCATTCTTTCTGTTTCAGCGTTCTATCTGCCGCTCGACAAGGCTGCCTTGTCGGCTCTCAGCGCTGTGGCCACGAGCGGTGTGCTGATCGCCTATCACCGACCGGGCCGCTATATCGGACATTGA
- a CDS encoding tautomerase family protein produces MPLLHFHVVEGRSDDDIKAMLDAAHEAMLETFEVPRGDRYQIVSEHKKTHLIVEDTGLDIPRTDKVLLLQMFTRPRGDAKNAAFYKCLTERLQTSCGMAPSDVMVSVVENNDAHWSFGHGRAQFLTGEL; encoded by the coding sequence ATGCCGCTACTTCATTTCCACGTGGTCGAAGGGCGAAGCGACGACGATATCAAGGCGATGCTCGACGCGGCTCATGAGGCCATGCTCGAAACGTTCGAGGTACCGCGTGGCGATCGCTATCAGATCGTTTCGGAACACAAGAAAACACATCTGATTGTTGAAGATACCGGTCTCGATATCCCAAGAACAGACAAGGTTCTTCTTTTGCAAATGTTCACAAGACCAAGAGGTGATGCCAAAAATGCTGCATTCTATAAATGTCTGACTGAGAGACTCCAGACAAGCTGTGGTATGGCCCCTTCGGATGTCATGGTTTCAGTGGTCGAGAACAACGATGCCCATTGGTCCTTCGGCCATGGTCGCGCCCAGTTCCTGACTGGAGAATTGTGA
- a CDS encoding DUF1330 domain-containing protein, translating to MSVYIVFTKERLIDQSEMDIYSGLAAATIDKHPLTPIVFYGAQECLEGEGPEGIVILEFPDRAAAMAWYESDAYREAREHRFRGAVYRATLVDGTSR from the coding sequence ATGAGCGTCTATATCGTTTTCACCAAGGAACGCCTGATCGACCAGAGCGAGATGGATATCTATTCGGGTTTGGCGGCTGCAACGATCGACAAGCACCCTCTAACCCCGATCGTCTTCTATGGCGCGCAGGAATGTCTGGAAGGCGAAGGACCCGAAGGCATCGTCATTCTCGAATTCCCGGATCGTGCAGCCGCAATGGCCTGGTATGAAAGCGACGCCTATCGCGAGGCCCGTGAACATCGCTTTCGCGGGGCCGTCTATCGCGCCACGCTTGTGGATGGGACATCCAGATAA